One window of Rasiella rasia genomic DNA carries:
- a CDS encoding helix-turn-helix domain-containing protein: MVKDFYIKNMVCDRCIKVLKNEIRKLKIGLLDIELGRLRLDIDEKEQLNTLIEILDRNGFALITSTEDKLTEKVKIELIKLLNVTPLEIEGKLSDFLADKLQRDYSKISKVFSITEGITIEKYFIKLKIEKVKELIQTPDYNFTEISQLLDYSNVNHLSKQFKSETGMSLSDYKDGQKNFRNPLDKII, translated from the coding sequence ATGGTAAAAGATTTTTACATAAAAAATATGGTGTGCGACCGTTGCATCAAAGTCTTGAAAAATGAAATACGTAAGCTAAAGATTGGTCTGTTGGATATTGAGTTGGGAAGACTTCGATTGGATATCGATGAAAAAGAACAATTGAACACACTAATCGAAATTTTAGACAGAAATGGATTTGCCCTCATCACTTCTACCGAGGATAAATTAACCGAGAAAGTAAAAATTGAATTGATAAAGTTATTGAATGTAACGCCCCTTGAAATTGAAGGAAAGTTATCCGATTTTCTTGCGGATAAATTGCAAAGGGACTATTCAAAAATCAGCAAGGTATTTTCCATTACCGAGGGAATCACTATTGAAAAATATTTTATCAAACTGAAGATAGAAAAGGTCAAGGAACTCATACAGACACCCGATTATAATTTCACAGAAATAAGCCAATTGCTCGATTACAGCAATGTCAATCATTTAAGCAAACAATTTAAAAGTGAGACCGGGATGAGCCTTAGCGATTATAAGGATGGGCAGAAAAATTTTAGAAATCCTTTGGACAAGATTATATAG
- a CDS encoding TolC family protein, whose amino-acid sequence MSIGLISISGQAQQLQSYIEEAEANNPEIQAFELRYNIAEEKVNEANWLPNTEVSAGYFVSEPETRVGAQRARIGVKQMLPWFGTVTARENYATSIAEAEYVEITIAKRKLALSVAQSYYRLYETRAKQKVLDENIQLLKTYERLALTSVEVGKASAVDVLRLQIRQNELQQQKEVLEEEFSAEQTTFNNLLNRDENSTVDVVATMEIPENDPIYGTDALSLNPELLKYDKLYESIAQSELLNQRESLPMIGFGVDYLPVSERTDMKPIDNGKDVLMPMVSVSIPIFNNRYKSISRQNELRQQEIETQKEQRLNVLESAFAKAISQRNQARIKFNTQSKNLKQAKDAEQILIKNYETGTIDFNDVLDIQELQLKFQMNQIESVQMYYVQQSIINYLIQ is encoded by the coding sequence ATGAGCATTGGACTGATTTCAATCAGCGGGCAGGCGCAACAACTACAAAGCTACATTGAAGAAGCTGAAGCTAATAACCCAGAAATTCAGGCTTTTGAATTGCGTTACAATATTGCCGAAGAAAAAGTCAATGAAGCAAACTGGCTACCCAATACGGAAGTAAGCGCAGGTTATTTTGTAAGTGAGCCAGAAACAAGAGTGGGTGCACAACGAGCACGGATAGGCGTAAAACAAATGTTGCCTTGGTTTGGTACCGTTACCGCACGTGAAAACTATGCGACTTCAATAGCCGAAGCTGAATATGTGGAAATCACAATTGCCAAACGAAAATTGGCGCTTTCAGTAGCGCAATCCTATTACAGATTGTATGAAACAAGAGCAAAGCAAAAGGTACTCGACGAGAACATCCAACTATTAAAAACTTATGAGCGTCTTGCCCTGACTTCGGTAGAAGTGGGCAAGGCATCTGCGGTAGATGTATTGCGGTTACAGATACGTCAAAATGAATTGCAGCAGCAAAAAGAGGTATTGGAAGAGGAATTTAGCGCAGAACAAACAACATTCAATAATCTCTTAAATCGGGATGAAAATAGTACGGTTGATGTAGTTGCAACAATGGAAATCCCAGAGAATGACCCTATATACGGAACAGACGCACTATCGCTCAATCCTGAACTGCTCAAGTACGATAAATTGTACGAATCCATAGCACAATCAGAACTGCTCAATCAGCGTGAGAGCCTACCTATGATTGGTTTTGGTGTGGACTACCTACCTGTAAGCGAGCGTACGGATATGAAACCAATAGACAATGGTAAGGATGTGTTGATGCCTATGGTTTCGGTTTCTATTCCAATTTTTAATAATCGATATAAGTCAATTTCAAGGCAAAATGAACTACGCCAACAGGAAATCGAAACCCAAAAAGAGCAACGATTAAATGTGTTGGAATCCGCTTTCGCGAAAGCGATATCCCAACGCAACCAAGCCCGAATTAAATTCAATACTCAGAGTAAGAATCTAAAGCAGGCCAAAGATGCCGAGCAAATTCTAATCAAGAATTATGAAACGGGAACTATAGACTTTAATGACGTACTCGATATACAGGAACTACAATTAAAATTTCAGATGAATCAAATAGAATCTGTTCAGATGTATTACGTGCAACAATCTATAATCAATTATTTAATTCAATAG